Proteins encoded in a region of the candidate division WOR-3 bacterium genome:
- the tsaD gene encoding tRNA (adenosine(37)-N6)-threonylcarbamoyltransferase complex transferase subunit TsaD, with the protein MIFLGVETSCDETGVSVITYEPGKKLSMENILANIVSSQYIHSQLGGVIPELASRAHIQLIAPITKTALAVAKKTYQDLDGIAVTYGPGLVGALLVGLSFAKALSINLNIPFVGVNHLEGHIFSLFLSCPELEPPFISLIISGGHTELILVKDYCQYQTLGSTQDDACGEAYDKVARMLNLPYPGGAFIEKLAVNGSRTIKFPIPQVPGYNFSFSGLKTAVLYYLKATKDYRPEDVACSFQETVIDFLWEKVKKVSSDYKINQIGVSGGVAINKRIRSRLSEYGEIYGIKFYFPQPVMCTDNGAMIAICGIERFLRFGASDLSLTPQARILLL; encoded by the coding sequence ATGATTTTCTTAGGAGTTGAAACATCTTGTGACGAAACCGGGGTTAGTGTTATTACTTATGAACCTGGAAAGAAATTGTCTATGGAAAATATTCTTGCCAATATTGTTTCTTCGCAGTATATCCATTCACAACTGGGCGGAGTAATTCCAGAACTTGCCTCTCGAGCCCATATTCAGTTAATAGCCCCAATAACTAAAACCGCACTGGCAGTTGCCAAAAAGACCTATCAAGATTTAGATGGAATTGCGGTGACTTATGGACCAGGATTAGTTGGCGCACTTTTAGTTGGGCTTTCATTTGCTAAAGCATTATCAATAAATCTTAACATTCCATTTGTTGGTGTTAACCATTTAGAAGGCCATATCTTTTCCTTATTCTTATCGTGTCCTGAACTTGAACCACCATTTATTAGTCTAATAATTTCTGGTGGTCACACAGAACTGATATTAGTTAAAGATTATTGCCAATATCAAACTTTAGGTTCAACTCAAGATGATGCTTGTGGAGAAGCCTATGATAAAGTTGCCCGTATGCTAAATTTACCATATCCCGGCGGTGCTTTTATAGAAAAATTAGCAGTGAATGGTTCGCGCACAATCAAATTTCCTATACCCCAAGTGCCAGGATATAATTTTAGTTTTTCTGGTCTCAAAACCGCAGTATTATATTATCTCAAAGCCACAAAAGACTATCGACCAGAAGATGTTGCCTGTAGTTTTCAGGAAACGGTTATTGATTTCTTATGGGAAAAAGTCAAAAAAGTAAGCAGTGACTATAAAATTAATCAGATAGGTGTTTCTGGCGGAGTTGCAATTAATAAAAGAATTCGCAGTCGGCTTTCAGAATATGGTGAAATATATGGCATAAAATTTTATTTTCCCCAACCCGTAATGTGCACTGACAATGGTGCAATGATTGCAATATGTGGGATTGAACGCTTCTTACGATTTGGCGCATCAGATTTATCCTTAACTCCTCAAGCCCGCATACTTCTTTTATAA
- a CDS encoding HD domain-containing protein — translation MVTLNVVKNDSEVNAYIIQADRHLETIGYTEHGTRHARLVAKNAKTILLELGYNERMCEMAAIAGYLHDIGNVVSRERHEQVGALIAKDILNRLGMPHNEIAEIISALGNHHEENGNPISEISAALILADKSDVHRSRVRNPEFIKFDIHDRVNFAVKKSVLSVSRPERKITFDLVIDTSIAPVMDYFEIFLSRMIISRRAADFLKCKFELVINNSRLI, via the coding sequence ATGGTTACACTTAATGTTGTTAAAAATGATAGTGAAGTTAACGCTTATATTATTCAGGCTGACCGTCATTTAGAAACGATTGGCTATACTGAGCACGGTACCAGACATGCGCGATTAGTTGCGAAAAATGCCAAGACGATTCTTTTAGAATTAGGATATAATGAGCGAATGTGCGAAATGGCAGCAATTGCTGGTTATTTACATGATATTGGTAATGTGGTCAGTCGTGAACGGCACGAACAAGTCGGTGCTTTAATTGCTAAAGACATCCTTAATCGTTTAGGTATGCCTCATAATGAAATTGCCGAGATCATTTCGGCATTGGGCAATCACCACGAAGAGAATGGTAATCCAATATCAGAAATTTCGGCGGCGCTGATTTTAGCAGATAAATCTGATGTGCATCGTAGTCGGGTGCGCAATCCGGAATTCATTAAATTCGATATCCACGACCGCGTAAATTTTGCGGTAAAAAAATCAGTTTTGAGTGTTAGTCGGCCGGAGCGTAAAATCACATTTGACTTGGTGATTGATACTTCAATTGCTCCAGTAATGGATTATTTTGAGATTTTCTTATCCCGAATGATTATCTCACGCCGCGCCGCAGATTTTCTCAAATGTAAATTTGAATTAGTAATTAATAACAGCCGACTAATTTAA
- a CDS encoding DUF5665 domain-containing protein codes for MTNNDFDNKTNPKDNEKKTNSQRSAPNFWKQLDVFGVSELITFLRNPTKVFFINLLAGIGRGLGFALGMTILAALVILVLRRAVNAPVIGAYIAKILEVIDYQRQMYR; via the coding sequence ATGACTAATAACGATTTTGATAATAAGACAAACCCTAAAGATAATGAGAAGAAAACAAATTCTCAAAGGTCAGCACCTAATTTCTGGAAGCAACTTGATGTCTTCGGAGTTAGCGAATTAATAACTTTTCTTAGAAATCCAACTAAGGTTTTCTTTATTAATTTATTGGCTGGTATTGGTCGGGGATTAGGTTTTGCTTTGGGAATGACAATATTGGCAGCATTAGTCATTCTTGTTTTACGACGAGCCGTAAATGCGCCAGTGATCGGTGCTTATATTGCCAAAATTTTAGAGGTAATTGACTACCAAAGACAAATGTATCGGTAG
- the gatC gene encoding Asp-tRNA(Asn)/Glu-tRNA(Gln) amidotransferase subunit GatC yields the protein MITPQVLAKIARLAKLGLTSEELVDLSQDIEKIIQYFNQLKSLNLDKVMPMTHAVEMTLRLRTDEPKVIPEVCKYLPYIKTNYFSVPIILE from the coding sequence ATGATTACACCTCAAGTTTTAGCGAAGATTGCGCGTCTGGCAAAATTAGGCTTAACTTCTGAAGAATTAGTCGATTTATCTCAAGATATTGAAAAAATTATTCAATATTTTAATCAACTGAAAAGTCTTAATTTAGACAAAGTGATGCCTATGACTCATGCGGTGGAAATGACTTTAAGACTTAGAACAGATGAGCCGAAAGTCATACCAGAGGTTTGTAAATATTTACCCTATATAAAGACTAACTATTTTTCCGTGCCGATAATTTTAGAATGA
- the gatA gene encoding Asp-tRNA(Asn)/Glu-tRNA(Gln) amidotransferase subunit GatA gives MTNLNSNVIANNESLLTNLSITEIHKKLKSREIRFSELVDAVVNRIKAEDQKICGYISLFIEDAYAQAKRLDETITNYEEITPLLGIPIAIKDNICVKDKLASCGSKILSNFISPYDATAVIRLKQAGSIIIGKTNMDEFAMGSSNETSYYGPVANPRNPAYVPGGSSGGSAAVVAYGGAWGALGTDTGGSVRLPASFCGVVGLKPTYGRVSRYGLIAFASSLDCIGTLTRSVEDTALIFETIAGFDEMDATSVNLPVKKIEFDYTLFKEYTLGVPREYFAEGLDANVANIIDERIKALGKLCKSIREVSLPNTKYSIATYYLICTAEASSNLARYDGVKYGLRVNAPSLSELYDLTREQGFGKEVKRRILLGTYGLSKGYYDEYYGTAQKVRSLIKQDFDEAFKLCNLILTPTAPTPPFKLGEKISDPLAMYLSDVYTTSVNLAGLPAISIPVGEVDGLPIGMQIIGPAFEEVHILNCAKVIESLCK, from the coding sequence ATGACAAATCTTAATTCAAATGTAATTGCCAATAATGAAAGTTTATTAACTAATCTTTCTATAACCGAAATTCATAAAAAGTTAAAAAGCCGAGAAATTAGATTCTCCGAACTTGTTGATGCGGTTGTTAATCGCATTAAAGCCGAAGACCAGAAAATTTGTGGCTATATTTCACTCTTTATTGAAGATGCCTATGCCCAGGCAAAAAGATTAGATGAAACAATTACAAACTATGAAGAGATTACACCCCTTTTAGGTATTCCGATTGCAATCAAAGATAATATTTGTGTTAAGGATAAACTGGCATCTTGTGGTTCAAAAATTCTCAGTAATTTTATTAGTCCATATGATGCAACGGCAGTTATAAGATTAAAACAGGCAGGTAGTATCATTATTGGTAAAACCAATATGGATGAGTTTGCTATGGGTTCATCGAATGAGACTTCATACTATGGTCCTGTGGCTAATCCCAGAAATCCGGCTTATGTTCCAGGTGGTTCAAGCGGTGGTTCAGCGGCGGTTGTGGCTTATGGGGGTGCTTGGGGAGCTTTAGGAACTGATACTGGTGGTTCAGTTCGATTGCCGGCATCTTTTTGTGGTGTGGTCGGACTTAAACCAACTTATGGCAGAGTTTCGCGATACGGACTAATTGCTTTTGCTTCTTCTTTAGATTGTATTGGAACTCTAACTCGCTCCGTGGAAGATACCGCATTAATCTTTGAAACTATTGCTGGTTTTGATGAAATGGATGCAACCTCAGTAAATTTGCCAGTTAAAAAAATTGAGTTTGACTATACTCTTTTTAAGGAATATACTTTAGGTGTTCCCAGAGAATATTTTGCTGAAGGATTGGATGCTAACGTTGCTAATATCATTGATGAAAGGATTAAGGCATTAGGCAAATTATGCAAATCAATCCGAGAAGTTTCTTTGCCTAATACTAAATATTCTATTGCCACTTATTATTTAATATGTACAGCAGAAGCATCTTCTAACTTAGCTCGGTATGATGGTGTAAAATACGGTTTACGCGTCAATGCACCATCACTAAGCGAACTCTACGACTTGACTCGGGAACAGGGTTTTGGAAAAGAGGTGAAACGAAGAATTTTGCTTGGCACCTATGGTTTATCTAAAGGCTATTATGATGAATATTATGGCACAGCCCAAAAAGTCCGGAGTTTAATTAAGCAAGATTTTGATGAAGCATTTAAGTTATGCAATTTAATTCTAACACCAACTGCGCCAACTCCACCATTTAAATTGGGTGAAAAAATTTCTGACCCTTTGGCAATGTATCTTTCAGATGTTTATACAACTTCAGTAAATCTTGCCGGACTGCCAGCAATCTCAATTCCAGTTGGCGAAGTTGACGGTTTACCGATTGGAATGCAAATTATCGGACCAGCATTTGAAGAAGTTCATATTCTTAATTGTGCAAAAGTTATTGAATCTTTGTGTAAATAA
- the gatB gene encoding Asp-tRNA(Asn)/Glu-tRNA(Gln) amidotransferase subunit GatB: protein MLNPITNQIIDCKYEVIIGLEVHIQLKTKSKCFCSCPVEFGGLPNTNVCPICLGLPGTLPVLNHKAVELAVRAGLALNCQIAQKSSFARKHYFYPDLPKGYQITQYKEPLAINGFIDVNGSKIRIRRLHLEEDSGKSMHCGNETLVDFNRCGVPLIEVVTEPDIRSPEQTVQVLQMLRQILQYLDVSDCDMEKGHFRCEPNISLRRVGETKLGVRTELKNLNSLRSVREGLQFEIERQKKILDNNGIVVQETLYWDEQSKTAGPMRGKEESEDYRYFPEPDLPVLVIEESEIESIKRSLPLMPWQRKAILLKDYNLPESIAEIIVETKEFADYFDAMLKEINDAQLVANWLVTEVRAVLNEKRIEIQEFSVTPHKLVQLLKMLKEEKISNRVAKDIFNEMIATNKSALEIVSSKDLTLVDDENLLFNAVREVLDENPDVVAKYKAGKTTVISYLIGQVQKKTKGKLKPQKIQEAIQKQLQ, encoded by the coding sequence ATGCTAAATCCAATAACCAACCAAATTATCGATTGTAAATATGAAGTAATTATTGGCTTGGAAGTTCATATTCAATTAAAGACGAAATCTAAATGTTTTTGTTCTTGTCCGGTTGAGTTTGGCGGATTGCCTAATACTAATGTCTGTCCAATTTGTTTAGGATTACCCGGAACTTTACCGGTTTTGAACCACAAGGCAGTAGAATTAGCCGTAAGAGCAGGCTTAGCCCTTAATTGTCAAATTGCGCAAAAGAGTAGTTTTGCTCGTAAGCACTACTTTTATCCAGATTTGCCCAAAGGTTATCAAATTACGCAATATAAAGAACCTTTAGCAATAAATGGTTTTATTGATGTCAATGGTTCAAAAATTCGAATTCGTCGGCTTCATTTGGAAGAAGATTCAGGAAAATCGATGCATTGCGGTAATGAGACTTTGGTCGATTTTAATCGTTGCGGAGTGCCTCTGATTGAGGTTGTCACTGAACCAGACATTCGAAGCCCGGAACAGACGGTTCAAGTGCTTCAAATGTTAAGACAAATATTACAATATCTTGATGTCTCAGATTGTGATATGGAGAAAGGACATTTTCGCTGTGAGCCGAATATCTCTCTAAGAAGAGTAGGGGAGACAAAACTCGGGGTTAGAACCGAGTTGAAAAATCTTAATTCGTTGCGCAGTGTCAGGGAAGGACTACAATTTGAAATTGAACGACAAAAAAAGATTTTAGATAATAACGGTATAGTTGTTCAAGAGACTTTATATTGGGACGAACAGTCTAAAACTGCTGGTCCAATGCGAGGCAAAGAAGAGAGTGAAGATTATCGTTATTTTCCTGAACCAGATTTGCCGGTTTTAGTAATTGAAGAATCAGAAATCGAAAGCATCAAAAGGTCTTTACCATTAATGCCTTGGCAAAGAAAAGCAATTTTGTTAAAAGATTACAATTTACCAGAAAGTATTGCCGAGATTATTGTTGAAACTAAGGAGTTTGCCGACTATTTTGATGCGATGTTAAAAGAGATTAACGATGCGCAATTAGTGGCAAATTGGTTAGTTACTGAAGTTCGGGCAGTACTTAACGAAAAGAGAATTGAGATTCAAGAATTCTCTGTTACACCCCATAAATTGGTTCAATTGTTAAAAATGCTTAAAGAAGAAAAGATTTCTAATCGAGTGGCAAAAGATATTTTTAATGAGATGATAGCCACAAATAAGAGCGCCTTAGAAATTGTTAGTTCAAAAGATTTGACATTAGTAGATGATGAAAACTTACTTTTTAATGCTGTGAGAGAAGTTTTAGATGAAAATCCAGATGTGGTGGCAAAATATAAAGCCGGTAAAACAACCGTGATAAGTTATTTAATCGGTCAAGTGCAGAAAAAGACCAAAGGTAAACTTAAACCGCAAAAGATTCAAGAGGCAATTCAGAAACAATTACAATGA
- a CDS encoding permease translates to MKDRTKLLIFILVFLLFYFVPLSRTRIQSAILEAFYLVQEYAREHVLFCLIPAFFIAGAISLFVSKEAVIKYFGAKANKILSYGVASVSGTILAVCSCTVLPMFAGIYNRGAGIGPATTFLYSGPAINVLAIILTGRILGLEMGIARAVGALVFSIIIGLLMSLFFKDKKVEDEDNIAIGTRVKNRSLIQNAFYFLTLIFILIFAAWSKPQETIGFYSTIYNIKWYLTTILLITLFFIIIKWFNKQERKDWVLSTWFFVQQIVPLLFVGVFLAGFFLGRPNTDSGVIPSRFIASLVGGNSLIANFFSAIAGALMYFATLTEVPILQGLLGSGMGKGPALSLLLAGPAVSLPSMLVLRSIMGIKKTLTYIALVIILSTIVGWIYGSLF, encoded by the coding sequence ATGAAAGATAGAACAAAACTATTAATATTTATTTTGGTCTTTTTGCTTTTCTACTTTGTTCCGTTAAGCAGAACAAGAATTCAATCGGCGATTTTGGAAGCATTTTATTTAGTCCAAGAATACGCACGGGAACATGTCTTATTTTGTTTAATACCAGCATTTTTTATTGCTGGTGCCATCAGTTTGTTTGTATCTAAAGAAGCGGTTATTAAATATTTTGGTGCTAAAGCCAATAAAATACTTTCCTATGGAGTTGCTTCTGTTTCCGGTACAATTCTTGCTGTCTGCTCGTGCACTGTTTTACCGATGTTTGCAGGAATATATAACCGCGGTGCTGGTATTGGTCCAGCAACTACATTTTTATATTCCGGACCAGCAATTAATGTTTTAGCAATAATTCTCACTGGACGGATATTAGGACTAGAAATGGGTATTGCGCGTGCGGTTGGCGCCTTAGTATTTTCAATTATCATTGGGCTATTAATGTCGCTATTTTTTAAAGACAAAAAAGTCGAAGATGAGGATAATATAGCGATTGGAACTCGTGTTAAAAATCGTAGCCTTATACAAAATGCATTTTATTTTCTCACCTTGATTTTTATTCTCATTTTTGCAGCTTGGTCAAAACCCCAAGAAACAATTGGATTCTACAGCACAATTTATAATATCAAATGGTATCTTACAACAATTCTACTGATTACTTTGTTCTTTATTATCATAAAATGGTTTAACAAACAAGAACGAAAAGATTGGGTTCTTTCCACTTGGTTTTTTGTTCAGCAGATTGTGCCGTTACTTTTTGTTGGGGTCTTTCTTGCTGGTTTCTTTTTAGGTAGACCCAATACTGATTCAGGTGTTATTCCTTCTCGGTTTATAGCATCATTAGTTGGTGGTAATTCGCTTATTGCTAATTTCTTTTCGGCTATTGCTGGTGCATTAATGTATTTTGCAACTTTGACTGAAGTTCCTATTCTTCAGGGGCTCTTAGGTAGTGGAATGGGCAAGGGTCCAGCACTGTCCCTATTATTAGCTGGACCTGCGGTCAGTTTACCGAGTATGCTTGTTTTACGAAGTATTATGGGTATTAAAAAGACACTAACTTATATCGCGTTAGTAATTATTCTGTCAACTATAGTTGGTTGGATATACGGAAGTTTATTTTAA
- a CDS encoding thioredoxin family protein has translation MEIKILGTGCPRCSEVEKRTFDALAELNVPADVQKITDMKRIMEYKILCTPGLIINGKIKSAGRIPSKEEIKKWIEEEMNK, from the coding sequence ATGGAAATAAAAATTCTTGGAACAGGCTGTCCTCGTTGTTCCGAAGTCGAAAAAAGAACCTTCGACGCATTGGCCGAATTGAATGTTCCGGCTGATGTTCAAAAAATAACGGACATGAAGAGAATAATGGAATACAAAATCCTTTGCACACCCGGATTAATCATTAACGGAAAAATTAAATCGGCTGGCAGAATTCCATCTAAAGAAGAAATCAAAAAATGGATTGAAGAAGAGATGAATAAATGA
- a CDS encoding ArsR family transcriptional regulator — protein sequence MCVCEIIDSVEENQYNVSRHLKILICAGLVTERKQGRFVYYSITKSADKVHKIILDLFSAISGDIFDADAKRLKTRLSLRKEDKCVIGRFGKKMK from the coding sequence ATGTGTGTCTGTGAAATAATCGATTCCGTGGAAGAAAACCAATACAATGTCTCACGGCATCTTAAAATCCTGATATGTGCTGGTCTTGTTACCGAGCGTAAACAAGGACGTTTTGTCTATTACTCAATAACAAAATCTGCTGACAAGGTGCACAAAATTATTCTGGATTTATTTTCAGCGATATCGGGTGATATTTTTGATGCTGATGCCAAACGATTAAAAACTCGCCTCTCTTTACGAAAAGAGGATAAATGTGTAATTGGTCGGTTCGGCAAAAAGATGAAATAA
- a CDS encoding 4Fe-4S binding protein, whose translation MRKPKLRELGEAIRAIFKGPYTAKFPKAPSIPPIGFRGIIVYNEARCIGCGACAEVCPAKARAIEDDIPRKVRKVIHYQERCIYCGQCVNYCSTQEGIKHTQDYDLAKIKKDGYENIIEKELVFCEICGTVVAPKAQLLWIAHKVGELAFANPSLYLTLYKDLGVISEETNSSLFATRYSDLPYRSQHQRILCVDCRRKSFLNEIWGY comes from the coding sequence ATGAGAAAACCGAAATTAAGAGAACTAGGTGAAGCAATTCGGGCAATCTTTAAGGGACCTTATACCGCAAAATTTCCCAAGGCGCCTTCGATACCACCTATAGGTTTTCGTGGCATAATTGTCTATAATGAAGCAAGATGTATTGGATGCGGTGCTTGTGCTGAAGTCTGTCCGGCAAAAGCCCGCGCAATTGAAGACGATATACCAAGAAAAGTCAGAAAGGTCATCCATTATCAAGAAAGATGTATCTATTGTGGCCAATGTGTTAATTATTGCTCTACACAAGAAGGAATAAAGCATACTCAAGATTACGATTTAGCCAAGATTAAAAAAGACGGCTATGAGAATATTATTGAAAAAGAATTGGTATTTTGTGAAATCTGTGGAACTGTTGTTGCACCTAAAGCCCAACTCTTATGGATTGCGCATAAAGTTGGTGAACTCGCATTTGCGAATCCGTCTTTGTATTTGACTTTATATAAGGATTTAGGAGTTATTTCCGAAGAAACTAATTCCTCACTATTCGCTACTCGCTACTCAGACCTTCCTTATCGCTCACAACACCAAAGAATTCTTTGTGTTGATTGTCGACGAAAGTCTTTTTTGAATGAAATCTGGGGATACTAA
- the mnhG gene encoding monovalent cation/H(+) antiporter subunit G: MINIWSLLGWIAIIIGVTFDLLGCLGLVRFPDLYNRMQAATKGVTLGTCGLMLGIFFFKGFSSMGIKALVCAFFILITMPVAAHALARGSLLFGIKMWHKSKMDKFGQDKFNKELIAQSAEEEQQ; the protein is encoded by the coding sequence ATGATTAACATTTGGTCACTGCTGGGTTGGATAGCAATTATCATTGGAGTGACCTTTGATTTATTAGGATGTTTAGGTTTAGTTCGATTTCCTGATTTATATAATCGAATGCAGGCAGCAACAAAAGGCGTCACTTTAGGAACTTGCGGACTAATGCTCGGCATCTTCTTTTTCAAAGGCTTTAGTTCCATGGGAATAAAAGCCTTAGTTTGTGCTTTTTTTATTTTAATTACGATGCCTGTAGCTGCGCATGCCTTAGCTAGAGGTTCGCTTTTATTCGGTATCAAAATGTGGCATAAATCTAAGATGGATAAATTCGGTCAGGATAAATTTAACAAAGAACTAATTGCTCAATCAGCAGAAGAAGAACAGCAATGA
- a CDS encoding monovalent cation/H+ antiporter complex subunit F codes for MEILIILLSVGAFFCLYRALKGPSISDRVIAVDIMGIIFTCITALMALRYNIPYLMDLSVTIAILSFIGTLALAKYLEGRSLDD; via the coding sequence ATGGAGATATTAATAATATTATTATCAGTTGGTGCTTTCTTTTGTTTATATCGTGCCTTAAAAGGTCCTAGTATATCTGACCGAGTGATTGCCGTTGATATTATGGGTATCATTTTTACTTGTATTACTGCACTGATGGCTTTGCGCTATAATATTCCTTATTTGATGGACCTCTCAGTAACAATTGCTATTTTAAGTTTTATTGGAACTTTAGCCTTAGCTAAATATCTTGAAGGAAGGAGTCTTGATGATTAA
- a CDS encoding Na+/H+ antiporter subunit E translates to MSQRFGFLALAFILWLILTWTFYPPSLWVGILVALIAAIVFGGYFTYRPIKILQPHRLFWFLIYIPVFAWECLKANLDVAYRVIHPEKPLQPGIVKVKTMLKTDLARTLLANSITMTPGTMSVDIVGDTLYIHWIWIRHEDLEKATQCIVKPFEHYLKKIFE, encoded by the coding sequence ATGTCACAGCGGTTCGGCTTTTTAGCATTAGCCTTTATCTTATGGTTAATTTTGACATGGACATTTTATCCACCATCACTTTGGGTTGGGATACTCGTTGCCTTAATTGCTGCTATTGTCTTCGGTGGTTATTTTACTTATCGACCGATTAAAATTCTGCAACCACATCGTTTGTTCTGGTTTTTAATTTATATTCCGGTTTTCGCCTGGGAATGTCTTAAGGCGAACTTAGATGTTGCCTATCGCGTCATCCATCCAGAAAAACCGCTACAACCAGGTATTGTCAAAGTTAAAACAATGCTCAAAACCGATTTAGCCCGTACCTTACTGGCTAATTCAATTACTATGACACCAGGTACAATGAGCGTTGACATCGTTGGCGATACGCTTTATATCCACTGGATTTGGATTCGGCATGAAGATTTGGAGAAAGCAACTCAATGCATTGTAAAACCATTTGAACATTATCTCAAAAAGATTTTTGAATAA
- a CDS encoding NADH-quinone oxidoreductase subunit K — translation MFLFIACILLIIVGLYAIVTKRNILKIAIGFCIAEYGINLLFAFIGFKKNALAPIITRVDANYNFVDPIPQALVLTAIVIGLGTTAVMLALIIRIYEKYKTFDISEIRKLKG, via the coding sequence ATGTTCTTATTTATTGCCTGTATTTTACTCATTATTGTTGGGCTTTATGCTATTGTTACAAAACGAAACATCTTAAAAATAGCAATAGGATTTTGCATTGCTGAATATGGCATAAATTTATTATTTGCCTTCATCGGATTTAAGAAAAATGCGCTTGCACCAATCATAACTCGGGTCGATGCGAATTATAATTTCGTTGACCCCATTCCTCAAGCCTTAGTCCTTACCGCAATTGTCATCGGCTTAGGCACAACTGCGGTAATGTTGGCATTAATTATTCGTATTTATGAAAAATATAAGACCTTCGATATTTCTGAAATTAGAAAACTAAAAGGTTAA
- a CDS encoding DUF4040 domain-containing protein has translation MIELYLLSIAMLAAAIVAIEIKDLLAAAVALGIVGFSVAIMFILVQAPDLAIVQIVVEILTVVFFAAAILKTTHTDTTIGKGIQTEAIFPVITFFVFGTLFIMLTIYGIRALPPFGEPIMKVARQYIEYGLAQTGAANIVAAIILDYRGYDTFGEAVVLFTSVLGVLTIMRIRGRL, from the coding sequence ATGATTGAACTCTATTTACTATCAATTGCAATGCTTGCAGCAGCAATTGTTGCGATTGAAATCAAAGATTTACTGGCTGCTGCGGTTGCTCTGGGCATTGTCGGTTTTTCAGTCGCAATTATGTTCATTTTAGTTCAAGCACCAGATTTAGCAATTGTTCAGATTGTTGTCGAAATTTTAACCGTGGTCTTTTTTGCTGCAGCAATCTTAAAGACGACGCATACTGATACAACAATTGGTAAAGGTATTCAAACCGAAGCCATATTTCCCGTTATCACATTTTTTGTTTTCGGAACATTATTTATCATGCTGACAATTTATGGTATTAGAGCCCTACCGCCATTTGGTGAACCGATTATGAAAGTTGCCCGTCAATATATTGAATACGGACTGGCACAAACTGGTGCTGCCAATATCGTTGCTGCAATTATTTTAGATTACCGTGGCTATGATACTTTTGGTGAAGCAGTGGTATTATTTACATCAGTCTTAGGTGTTTTAACGATAATGAGAATCAGGGGAAGACTATGA